Part of the Candidatus Eisenbacteria bacterium genome is shown below.
CCCGGCTCAACGTGGCGTCGGGCTGACCCGGCCGCTGTCGGGGCCCAGCCCCCCGAAGTGGCGCACGAGCGCCCGCTTCGCCAGCGCGTAGCCGGGCCAGCGGCGCACCACCTCGGTCCACACCGCGCGGGCCGAGTCCACTTTCCCTGCGCTGTAGAGCGCGACCCCGAGGTTGTTGAGGTAATCGGGCCTGGGCCCCGAAAGCCGGATCGCTTCGCGAAAACGCGCCACCGCGGCGGCGTACTGGCGCTTCAACGTGAGGCAGTTTCCGAGGTCGTAGTAGGCATCGTGCCGACCTGGCCCGCGCCGGATTCCCTCCTCGAGCACGGGGATCGCCTCGTCGTAGCGTCCCAGGTTGTAGAGGGCCGCGCCGGTCTTGACCCAGTAGCGCGGGTTCGTGGGCTCGGCCGCCCGCGCCCGCTCCGCATGGATCAGCGCGCGAGCGTGGTCATTGCGATCCTCATGGTAACTCGCGAGAAGCTCGTTCCCGTAGGCCCGCCCATAGGCCGTGATTTTCGCCCCCGGCCCGACAAGCGTCTCGAACCGGCGGATTCCCGAAGCCTCGTTCGCGTTCACGAGGACGAAGGAGAGCATGGCGCCCGTGCCAAGCATCGCGAGCGCCGCGGCGCGCCTCCCTCGAAGCGGGGCTTTGGGAATCGAGCATCCCGCCCTCGCTCCCAGCAAGGCGAGCGGGAGGAGGAGGAGCGACGTCAGGTCCCAGTCCTGGGCGGGAGGCACCGGGAGGACGAGCGCTGCGGCGATGATGAGACCGGGCAGGGCGGCAGCGGCGAGGAACGTCGCGGCGGCATCGCGACCGGAACCCATCCGCGTCGTCGCGTC
Proteins encoded:
- a CDS encoding tetratricopeptide repeat protein, whose protein sequence is ITFHLAALYLAPSYLYLLSRGKQPLLHRAVLAVLPLAGVAAILILLGFQPSEWLVSFKIVARAVQPGHDIAVFAKPYTPLSLGHAWDLLNAALLVLPVPALLLLSAGVGPGADRDATTRMGSGRDAAATFLAAAALPGLIIAAALVLPVPPAQDWDLTSLLLLPLALLGARAGCSIPKAPLRGRRAAALAMLGTGAMLSFVLVNANEASGIRRFETLVGPGAKITAYGRAYGNELLASYHEDRNDHARALIHAERARAAEPTNPRYWVKTGAALYNLGRYDEAIPVLEEGIRRGPGRHDAYYDLGNCLTLKRQYAAAVARFREAIRLSGPRPDYLNNLGVALYSAGKVDSARAVWTEVVRRWPGYALAKRALVRHFGGLGPDSGRVSPTPR